One window of the Triticum dicoccoides isolate Atlit2015 ecotype Zavitan chromosome 3B, WEW_v2.0, whole genome shotgun sequence genome contains the following:
- the LOC119275635 gene encoding ERI1 exoribonuclease 2-like — MAAIMAGRGQGLEQDFDFFVVVDFEATCVQDARIFPQEIIEFPAVLVDGATGRIESVFRRYVRPKHHPVLTQFCRELTGIRQEDVDGGVDLGEALWLHDAWLKAATAGAGNKRRVRLAVVTWGDWDCRTMLEFECRFKGIEKPSYFDQWINLRVPFQAALGGGGRVNLQEAVRAAGLDWEGRLHCGLDDARNTARLLADLMRRGVKINITGSLAPPPPMQKQPARTSLCGGSPALASAPSPIQQQPPRTGPFGGSFALVPAPIQQKQQPPQPHIINPCGGSSAPCLWYCGVASRGGMEPGPTQSGCGNWTPAMGPYFLWSN; from the coding sequence ATGGCAGCGATCATGGCGGGGCGCGGGCAGGGGCTGGAGCAAGATTTCGATTTCTTCGTGGTGGTCGACTTCGAGGCGACGTGCGTCCAAGACGCGCGGATCTTCCCCCAGGAAATCATTGAGTTCCCCGCCGTGCTCGTCGACGGCGCCACCGGCCGCATCGAGTCCGTCTTTCGCAGGTACGTTCGTCCAAAACATCACCCTGTGCTGACCCAGTTTTGCAGGGAACTCACCGGCATCCGGCAGGAGGACGTCGACGGCGGCGTGGATCTCGGCGAGGCGCTCTGGCTGCACGACGCTTGGTTgaaggcggcgacggcgggggcagGGAACAAGAGACGCGTCCGCTTGGCCGTCGTGACATGGGGGGACTGGGATTGCCGGACCATGCTCGAGTTCGAGTGCCGCTTCAAGGGCATCGAAAAGCCCTCGTACTTCGATCAGTGGATCAATCTGAGAGTCCCCTTCCAGGCGGCGCTCGGTGGCGGAGGGCGGGTCAACCTGCAGGAAGCGGTCCGGGCGGCGGGGCTGGACTGGGAGGGCCGCCTGCACTGCGGGCTGGACGACGCGCGCAACACCGCGCGGCTGCTTGCTGATCTCATGCGGCGCGGGGTCAAGATCAACATCACCGGCtcgctggcgccgccgccgccgatgcagAAGCAGCCGGCTCGCACAAGCCTTTGCGGTGGCTCACCGGCGCTGGCGTCGGCGCCGTCGCCGATCCAGCAGCAGCCGCCTCGCACAGGCCCTTTCGGTGGCTCGTTTGCACTGGTGCCGGCGCCGATCCAGCAGAAGCAGCAGCCGCCGCAGCCACACATAATCAACCCCTGCGGTGGCTCCTCTGCGCCGTGCTTATGGTACTGCGGCGTGGCGAGCAGAGGAGGCATGGAGCCAGGGCCGACGCagtctggatgcggcaactggacgcCGGCCATGGGACCCTACTTCCTGTGGAGCAACTGA
- the LOC119275634 gene encoding WPP domain-associated protein-like isoform X2, with product MAESSDVPLSGTNGSAVVQAESLGVPLSDTNGSASVHGEESLDVPVSDTNGSATVQDECSSEGNELIIVDEMDSLWDDVNTMVDISTFVTYSVIKGFVKDAEQEIGQQLASKDEEITLLNQKLLQLGNVSLSLPEGRDRKYDEIYSVRQQLDAISKSLLNSEWGLLGSQYNSDGAEDVSKQRGKEQSCRNGTTKEDSPRVPPEEVFGDPSYLKHMDQDALIAHFNKEMNHMKRQHDKVVQEKTEEIFTLKRKLLKKEGSNPWHLRNNKEFEQIRKKIGEVMTRLDGLLLENNKRTTSGIKAETFAGQHDKSNALDSEIQQIQCAATNNQVEACAFPIQASHTTSIEPDHAKKIGMLESDVEDARMATIIREEIEMIVLREFVNEIEIRLHGNEMEYNMKQDICSVIQNEAVAEAVLNLNSSLLKYNEERSCCEAVSTLQKQEIEKLKRAVDSFSKVVREKEACQIELGAMKGHTDLLSHQLDLLTVKVDKQDSCISEKNKEFDMIAGRLEQALQDVRQNEINSSELLDRFRNATDSLKEVEKQNQYLRNVIQDKEKIFTSTIYKEKEFKERMTSLVESLRGFENLVTDQQTIIANKIQHSESRFCLLKDQCKHLTKEGNLLKRKALRYKEISETRGSNLQKAELEVDLLGDEVEALTDLLAKIYIALDHYSPVLQHYSGVMETLNMIRKHISTTK from the exons ATGGCAGAGAGCTCGGATGTGCCACTCAGTGGCACCAATGGAAGTGCTGTTGTTCAGGCTGAGAGCTTGGGTGTGCCACTCAGTGACACCAACGGAAGTGCCAGTGTtcatggtgaggagagcttggaTGTGCCAGTAAGTGACACGAATGGAAGTGCCACTGTTCAGGATGAATGTTCTTCGGAAGGAAATGAGTTAATCATCGTGGATGAGATGGACTCCTTGTGGGATGATGTAAATACCATGGTTGACATCTCAACATTCGTGACATACTCTGTCATCAAAGGGTTTGTAAAGGATGCAGAACAGGAAATAGGTCAGCAGCTTGCTTCCAAGGATGAAGAGATAACGTTGCTGAACCAAAAGCTTCTGCAGCTTGGAAATGTCAGCTTAAGTTTGCCTGAGGGCCGGGATAGAAAATATGATGAAATTTATAGTGTTCGTCAACAGCTTGATGCCATTTCCAAGTCGCTCTTGAATTCTGAGTGGGGGCTTTTGGGATCCCAGTATAACTCTGATGGTGCAGAAGATGTGAGTAAACAAAGAGGCAAGGAACAATCTTGTAGAAATGGTACAACAAAGGAAGACAGTCCTAGAGTCCCTCCTGAAGAGGTTTTTGGTGATCCGTCATACCTGAAGCACATGGATCAGGATGCTTTGATAGCCCATTTTAATAAAGAGATGAATCATATGAAAAGGCAGCATGATAAGGTCGTGCAAGAGAAGACAGAAGAGATATTCACACTAAAGCGAAAGCTGCTAAAAAAGGAAGGATCCAACCCATGGCATTTACGGAATAACAAAGAATTCGAGCAAATTAGAAAGAAAATCGGGGAAGTTATGACAAGATTAGATGGCCTTCTCTTGGAGAATAATAAGAGAACCACTTCTGGCATCAAGGCAGAAACATTTGCTGGCCAACACGACAAGAGCAATGCTTTAGATTCTGAAATCCAGCAAATACAGTGTGCTGCCACTAATAATCAAGTAGAAGCGTGTGCTTTTCCCATCCAGGCATCCCACACTACATCCATAGAGCCAGATCATGCAAAGAAAATTGGAATGCTAGAATCTGATGTTGAAGACGCCAGGATGGCAACCATCATTAGAGAAGAGATAGAGATGATTGTACTAAGAGAGTTTGTTAACGAAATAGAAATACGGTTGCATGGTAATGAGATGGAgtataacatgaagcaagacatttgtTCAGTCATTCAGAATGAAGCTGTAGCAGAAGCGGTGTTAAACCTCAACTCTTCATTGTTAAAGTACAATGAGGAAAGGAGCTGCTGTGAAGCGGTATCGACTCTACAAAAGCAAGAGATTGAGAAACTGAAGCGAGCTGTTGACTCTTTCAGTAAAGTAGTGAGGGAAAAAGAGGCGTGTCAGATCGAACTGGGAGCAATGAAGGGTCATACGGATTTATTATCCCACCAACTTGATTTACTTACAGTCAAAGTCGACAAGCAAGACTCTTGTATATCTGAAAAAAACAAGGAGTTTGATATGATTGCCGGCAGGCTGGAGCAAGCTCTGCAGGATGTACGTCAAAATGAGATCAATTCCAGTGAGTTGCTCGACAgatttagaaatgctacagactCTCTAAAGGAGGTGGAGAAACAAAATCAATATTTACGTAACGTCATCCAAGATAAGGAGAAAATATTCACATCAACCATTTACAAAGAAAAGGAGTTCAAAGAACGCATGACAAGTCTTGTTGAATCATTGAGAGGGTTTGAGAATCTGGTTACAGATCAACAAACTATCATTGCAAACAAAATTCAGCACAGTGAATCAAG GTTCTGTTTACTGAAAGACCAATGTAAACACCTCACGAAAGAAGGCAATCTTTTAAAAAGAAAGGCATTGCGATACAAGGAGATATCTGAGACAAGAGGATCTAATCTTCAAAAGGCTGAGCTCGAG GTGGATTTACTTGGCGATGAAGTTGAGGCCTTAACGGATCTTCTTGCAAAAATTTATATTGCGCTTGACCACTATTCTCCAGTTTTGCAACACTATTCTGGG GTTATGGAGACCTTGAACATGATCAGGAAACACATCAGCACAACAAAGTGA
- the LOC119275634 gene encoding WPP domain-associated protein-like isoform X1 translates to MWPCSLDFLPFSSSVSFGVPSNPSLANMAESSDVPLSGTNGSAVVQAESLGVPLSDTNGSASVHGEESLDVPVSDTNGSATVQDECSSEGNELIIVDEMDSLWDDVNTMVDISTFVTYSVIKGFVKDAEQEIGQQLASKDEEITLLNQKLLQLGNVSLSLPEGRDRKYDEIYSVRQQLDAISKSLLNSEWGLLGSQYNSDGAEDVSKQRGKEQSCRNGTTKEDSPRVPPEEVFGDPSYLKHMDQDALIAHFNKEMNHMKRQHDKVVQEKTEEIFTLKRKLLKKEGSNPWHLRNNKEFEQIRKKIGEVMTRLDGLLLENNKRTTSGIKAETFAGQHDKSNALDSEIQQIQCAATNNQVEACAFPIQASHTTSIEPDHAKKIGMLESDVEDARMATIIREEIEMIVLREFVNEIEIRLHGNEMEYNMKQDICSVIQNEAVAEAVLNLNSSLLKYNEERSCCEAVSTLQKQEIEKLKRAVDSFSKVVREKEACQIELGAMKGHTDLLSHQLDLLTVKVDKQDSCISEKNKEFDMIAGRLEQALQDVRQNEINSSELLDRFRNATDSLKEVEKQNQYLRNVIQDKEKIFTSTIYKEKEFKERMTSLVESLRGFENLVTDQQTIIANKIQHSESRFCLLKDQCKHLTKEGNLLKRKALRYKEISETRGSNLQKAELEVDLLGDEVEALTDLLAKIYIALDHYSPVLQHYSGVMETLNMIRKHISTTK, encoded by the exons ATGTGGCCGTGTTCTCTAGATTTCTTGCCATTTTCTTCATCTGTTTCCTT TGGCGTGCCTTCAAATCCCAGCCTAGCAAACATGGCAGAGAGCTCGGATGTGCCACTCAGTGGCACCAATGGAAGTGCTGTTGTTCAGGCTGAGAGCTTGGGTGTGCCACTCAGTGACACCAACGGAAGTGCCAGTGTtcatggtgaggagagcttggaTGTGCCAGTAAGTGACACGAATGGAAGTGCCACTGTTCAGGATGAATGTTCTTCGGAAGGAAATGAGTTAATCATCGTGGATGAGATGGACTCCTTGTGGGATGATGTAAATACCATGGTTGACATCTCAACATTCGTGACATACTCTGTCATCAAAGGGTTTGTAAAGGATGCAGAACAGGAAATAGGTCAGCAGCTTGCTTCCAAGGATGAAGAGATAACGTTGCTGAACCAAAAGCTTCTGCAGCTTGGAAATGTCAGCTTAAGTTTGCCTGAGGGCCGGGATAGAAAATATGATGAAATTTATAGTGTTCGTCAACAGCTTGATGCCATTTCCAAGTCGCTCTTGAATTCTGAGTGGGGGCTTTTGGGATCCCAGTATAACTCTGATGGTGCAGAAGATGTGAGTAAACAAAGAGGCAAGGAACAATCTTGTAGAAATGGTACAACAAAGGAAGACAGTCCTAGAGTCCCTCCTGAAGAGGTTTTTGGTGATCCGTCATACCTGAAGCACATGGATCAGGATGCTTTGATAGCCCATTTTAATAAAGAGATGAATCATATGAAAAGGCAGCATGATAAGGTCGTGCAAGAGAAGACAGAAGAGATATTCACACTAAAGCGAAAGCTGCTAAAAAAGGAAGGATCCAACCCATGGCATTTACGGAATAACAAAGAATTCGAGCAAATTAGAAAGAAAATCGGGGAAGTTATGACAAGATTAGATGGCCTTCTCTTGGAGAATAATAAGAGAACCACTTCTGGCATCAAGGCAGAAACATTTGCTGGCCAACACGACAAGAGCAATGCTTTAGATTCTGAAATCCAGCAAATACAGTGTGCTGCCACTAATAATCAAGTAGAAGCGTGTGCTTTTCCCATCCAGGCATCCCACACTACATCCATAGAGCCAGATCATGCAAAGAAAATTGGAATGCTAGAATCTGATGTTGAAGACGCCAGGATGGCAACCATCATTAGAGAAGAGATAGAGATGATTGTACTAAGAGAGTTTGTTAACGAAATAGAAATACGGTTGCATGGTAATGAGATGGAgtataacatgaagcaagacatttgtTCAGTCATTCAGAATGAAGCTGTAGCAGAAGCGGTGTTAAACCTCAACTCTTCATTGTTAAAGTACAATGAGGAAAGGAGCTGCTGTGAAGCGGTATCGACTCTACAAAAGCAAGAGATTGAGAAACTGAAGCGAGCTGTTGACTCTTTCAGTAAAGTAGTGAGGGAAAAAGAGGCGTGTCAGATCGAACTGGGAGCAATGAAGGGTCATACGGATTTATTATCCCACCAACTTGATTTACTTACAGTCAAAGTCGACAAGCAAGACTCTTGTATATCTGAAAAAAACAAGGAGTTTGATATGATTGCCGGCAGGCTGGAGCAAGCTCTGCAGGATGTACGTCAAAATGAGATCAATTCCAGTGAGTTGCTCGACAgatttagaaatgctacagactCTCTAAAGGAGGTGGAGAAACAAAATCAATATTTACGTAACGTCATCCAAGATAAGGAGAAAATATTCACATCAACCATTTACAAAGAAAAGGAGTTCAAAGAACGCATGACAAGTCTTGTTGAATCATTGAGAGGGTTTGAGAATCTGGTTACAGATCAACAAACTATCATTGCAAACAAAATTCAGCACAGTGAATCAAG GTTCTGTTTACTGAAAGACCAATGTAAACACCTCACGAAAGAAGGCAATCTTTTAAAAAGAAAGGCATTGCGATACAAGGAGATATCTGAGACAAGAGGATCTAATCTTCAAAAGGCTGAGCTCGAG GTGGATTTACTTGGCGATGAAGTTGAGGCCTTAACGGATCTTCTTGCAAAAATTTATATTGCGCTTGACCACTATTCTCCAGTTTTGCAACACTATTCTGGG GTTATGGAGACCTTGAACATGATCAGGAAACACATCAGCACAACAAAGTGA